The following nucleotide sequence is from Synergistaceae bacterium DZ-S4.
ATAAGGAACTGGAGTTTGCACCCGTCCGGGTGAACGCTATGTTGTTTGGTATGCTTGTACATCAGACAATCGAGGATATTCACCGTGCCGTTCTCCGACATGAGGAACACCTCATCCAAACCGACAACATCGTGGCTTGGTTTGATGCAAATTACACATCACTGACGAAGAGCGAGCGGACATACCTCGCCGAGCCGCAACGGAATGCAGCTCTTAAGCAGGTCCTTCGTTATGCTGAGCGTCAAGCAGGACAGTGGCACACTCTTAAAGAAGCTGAGGTCGATGTTTCGCTCGTTAAACCAGACTACATTATCGAGGGCAAGATTGACCTCATTAAGGGTGATGGCGATACGGTGGAACTCGTGGATTTCAAGTCCGAGAAAAAGCCCGATATCTTTAGGGATGCGGAGCGGCTCGAACATTACCGGCGTCAGTTGCAAGTTTATGCTCATCTAGTGGAAGAGCGCACTGGACAGAAGGTTAGTAAGATGCATTTATACTACACAGGCGAGGAAAGTGGAGTGCCGACTATTTCCTACCCATACCAGAAGACTGCGGTGGACGCAACGATTCAAGCGTTTGACGACACGGTACATAAAATTCTGCGGAAAGACTTCACGCATCGCTCAGACTCGTCGAAGACATGCAGCGAATGTGACTTTCGCTTCTACTGTGATAAATAGAGTAAACCGGAGGAATGATTATAATGAGTGAACAACTTACTTTTGAATTTAAAGAGCGCCCTACGATTAAGGGCTTTCCTGAACTTAGGTGGACCGGTAAACGCCCATATCGTTCCACGCAGTATTATCCCGCCCAGTTACGTGAACGTTATGGAGAAGAGCGAGACGGGTGGATTAATCGTATTTACTGGGGTGATAACCTCCAAGTTATGAGCCATCTTTTAAAGGAATTTCGTGGTAAGGTCGACCTAATCTACATAGATCCACCTTTCGATTCAAAAGCGGACTATAAGAAAAAAATAAAGCTACGTGGGCAGACCGTTACCAGCGACTCGTCGTCCTTCGAGGAAAAGCAGTATGGAGATATCTGGACTAACGATGAATATCTACAGTTTATGTACGAGCGATTAATACTTATGAGGGAAATGCTTTCAGATGAAGGTAGTTTATACTTGCATTGTGATTGGCACAAAAGCCATTATTTAAGAATCATTCTAGATGAAATATTTGGTGTGGACAATTTAGTTAATGAAATTGCATGGTGCTACAAGTCAGGAGGAGCAGGGGAGAGAGGATATGCCAAAAAGCATGACACGATTTTAATGTATTCTAAAACGAAAGAATTTTATTTTAATCCAATAAAGGAAAAATCTTATATGTTTCCATGGTCAGGTGAAAACCCAGCTCAAACCTATTACAAGGATGATAAAGGACGGTATACGCTTGTTAACGTGAAAGATTACTGGACAGATATTGGTATGATTGCTACAAGTTCGTATGAGCGGCAGGGATATCCAACTCAAAAGCCGGAATCCTTACTTGACAGAATCATCACAGCTTCATCCAGACCGGGAGGCTTAATTTTTGATTGTTTTATGGGTAGCGGTACCACGCAGGCAGTCGCTATGAAACTGGGACGTCGATTTATCGGTGCGGATATTAACCTCGGTGCAATTCAGACCACGACGAAGCGGCTCATCACCCTTGCCGCAGAGTTGGATGCTGAGCAGGAAGCCAAGCCGCAATTCACACTTCTCACTGGCGGTAAAGATTATCAGGAGGAAGAACGAGTCGCTGAAGACAGTAAGAACTACCTTGTTGCTGCCAGTGCAGAGGACGACGAAAGCAGAGTTAATGAGGTTGAAACTGACGATTCCACCGAAGTTTTACCTTATACGGGCTTCGAGGTTTATAACGTTAACAACTATGAGTTTTTCCGCAACCCTGTCGAGGCGCGTGACTTACTCATTGAAGCTTTGGAGATTCAGCCCTTTCCCCAGAGCGACATCTGGGACGGAGAACTCGACGGTCGGATGGTAAAAATTATGCCCGTCAACCGAATTGCCACAAAAGCCGACTTGGAGGAACTTAAAGCGAACCTCCCATACAAGGCCTACGAGAAACGCAAAGAGGAGAACCCGAAACAACCCGTCGAAAAGATTACGCTTATCTGCATGGGTCACGAGCCTGATCTCAAGGCTTCTCTCGAGGCAGAACTCTCCGAATATAAGCTCGACATCGAGATTGTTGATATCTTACGCGACAAGGCAGACCTGCAGTTGAAGCGCGACTCTGAAGCCGACATCGCCATCGAGGGTGGACGGCTCGTCATACGCGCTTTCTATCCGTTGAATCTTATGCAGAAGCTTTCGCTCCAGAAAGAATTCGTGGAGGATTGGCGTCAACTCGTCGAGTCCGTGATGATTGACTGGAACTACGACGGCGCTGTCATGCAACCGTCCGTGATGGACGTTCCAGGTAAAAAAGAGATGGTTAAGGGAATCTACGACATCCCCGAAGGTGCAGGCACAATTAAAGTCAAGATTACCGACTTGCTCTCCGAGTCCTTGGAAGTGGAGGTGCGATAATGTCAAGCCAAACGACAGACAATTTTGCGTTTTATGAACAGCTATATCGCTACTACCAGGTAAACCGCCGGAAGATACGTTCCCGCTACAACGACTTAACACGGAAGTTCCTAGCCTACAACGACCGCGAAGAAAACCCGACAGCTTTCCTTCGCCGGCCGCAGTTTGAAGCCTTGGAGATGTATGTCTTTATTAAAGAGTTTTTGGGTAATGCCCAAGTATATGAAATTTTTGATGACTGGCGCAACAAGCGTGCCCATTTTTCAGATGCGTCATATTATGCAGTCCGCAAGGATGGACAAATGACGCTCTTTGACTTCGGACAAACCTCCGACGGCAAGTCCGTATATCTGCCCGAAGCAGTGGCTAAGCAGACCGAAATCCTTTTCAAGCAGATGAAGAGGTATAAGGAAGATTACCCGAATTATATCTATGCCCTAACGATGGGGCTCGGGAAAACCATCTTAATGGCGACGTGTATCTTCTATGAGTTTCTCCTTGCAAATAAGTATCCCCGTGATAAGCGGTTCTGTCATAATGCGCTCGTGTTCGCTCCCGATAAGACAGTCCTCCAGTCTCTTCGTGAGATTATCACATTCGACAAAACGAAAGTTGTGCCACCGGAGTACGCCAAGGTACTAGACGCGAACATTAAATTCCATTTTCTTGAGGAAAGCGGGACTACTCTCCACACTCTCGACGACTCAGACTTTAATATAATTATTTCGAATACACAGAAGATTATTGTCAAGAAAAAACGTAAAGCAGACAAGCCTGCTGATGTGCTGTTTAAGTCTGGCTCACTACTCTCATCTGTCTATGGTAATGACGAGGACGAGGATGTGCAGGATGCTTCCTCTCTCATGGAGAATCAACGATTCAAGAAACTCTGTCGATTGAATCAACTTGGAGTGTATGTCGATGAAGCACATCATCTCTTCGGCGCTGACCTAGAAAAGCATATTCGGGCATCGAGTGGCAAGAAGACAAGCCTGAGGGATACTATTAATATGCTCGCCGAAAGCACATCGATTGTAGCTTGCTATAACTATACGGGCACTCCCTATGTAAACAAGCAACTTCTACCAGAGGTTGTCTATGCTTATGGATTGAAGGAATCCATCCAGAACGGCTTTCTTAAAGACGCCGATCTGAAAGCTTTTGAGAATGTAAAAAGCGAGGAGTTCCTTCGCATTGTAGTAAAAACTTTCTGGGAAACCTACGGCGGTCGCACTTTTGAAGGCTTACCGCCTAAACTTGCTATTTTCGCAACAACGATTAAGGAGGCCGATGAGGAAGTCCGCCCGATAGTTGAGCGAATTCTTGCCGACTTAGGTGTTCCATTATCAAAGATTCTGGTTAACGTCGGCGATGAGAAAATAACAAAGAGCGAGGACATCCGAAACTTCAATGACCTTGATGTGCCTGGTACACAGGGCAGTCAGAAGCAAATCCTTATCCTTGTTGGTAAAGGGCGCGAGGGCTGGAACTGCCGCTCCCTCTTCGGTGTGGCGATGTTCCGTAGTCCTCAGTCGAAAATCTTTGTCCTTCAAGCTACAATGCGCTGCCTCCGCAAGATTACGTCTGAGCAGTTGACCGCTACTGTGTTCCTCTCTAAGGACAACTACGACATTCTCAACGACGAATTGAACAAGAACTTTAATATGGACATCAACGATATGTCCAACCCTGCGACGAAAGAGCGCCAACGGTACAAGGTCAGAGTTTTGCCACCGCCAAGGACGATAAAGCTTAAGCGTATATGGCGTGAGTACAGCCTTACCGAAAAGGGTTACAGTGATCCAATAGATTTTGCTTTGCGAGATACGGATTTCTCGAAATATGCCTCCAAAATGTATGAGAAGGACAGCATCTCTCACGATATGACGATCAAAGAAACTAACATCGACGACCTGAGAGAGCGCATGCGCTACAGTGCGTTCTCCCTTGCTGGAGAGATTGCTCGTTACATGAACATCTCTTGTATCCTAGCAGCACAAATCATCAGAGAAGCAATAGATGGTGAGGAAATTATTCTCGAAACGGTCAACAAATATAACGAAGTTCTCAATGATATAATCATTCCTCAGATATTTCACACACTCTTTGAGGTAAACAGTAAGGTAAGAACTGAAGATTGTGAGCTTGTCCTTTTGAAAGAGCCAAAAGAAGGTGGTTATTACGAATTTTCAGGCAATCCTAATCTTGTTATTACTAATAGGGATCCGCAGCTCAAGCCCGCAGAATCTGCAAAGACATTTCATGCAGATACATATGTATTCGATTCCATGCCGGAGAAGGAATGCTTCCTACAGTATGTCACAAGCGATAAGGTCAAAAAAGTCTATTTTACGGGAATGTTTACTAGCAATCAGGGAGATCTGTCGATTCAGTATTATGATCCCGAGTCACGGCGCATCCGCCTCTACTACCCCGACTTCTTTGCAGAGATGGCTGACGGCTCATATCAGCTTATTGAGGTAAAGGGTGACGATAAAATAGACGATGCAGTCGTAAAAGCAAAAGCGGAAGCCGCAACTATCATGGCAGTTCATAGCGGCATCGAATACAAGATGTATGCTGGAAGCCAAATAATGAAATCACATATTCTTAAGCCGAACTCACTTGCTCCGCAAGGTTCGCTGTTAGATTGACACATGCTAAACTCGCACCAATGTGCGAGTTTTAGGTATTTAGATCATCTGCTGGTATTTTCGGAAAAACGATAACAGTAAAGGATGGATGCGTATGTATAATCAGCTTTATAGCACTGATTACGGAAAATATTACATAGGAAAATGCGAAGAAATAATAAGCCGTCTGAACCTTAAAGGTAAAGTACAGCTTATCTTAACATCTCCCCCATTTCCTCTAAACAATAAAAAGCAATACGGAAATTTAACTGGAGATGATTATTTGCAATGGTTTAGCGGGCTCGCGGAAATATTCTCCAGTGTGCTGACTCCAGATGGATCGATTGTAATAGAAATGGGGAATGCATGGGAAAAGAACCGGCCTGTGCAGTCACTTCTTACTATTAATTCTCTTTTAAGTTTCGTTAATAACGAACGAGCTGGCTTGAGATTATGTCAAGAATTTGTTTGCTATAATCCAGCAAGGTTACCATCACCTGCTCAATGGGTTACGATTAATCGAATACGTGCAATTGACAGCTTTACTCACATTTGGTGGATGGCTAATTCTGATTTTCCCAAAGCAGATAACCGCAGAGTTTTACGACCGTATAGCAAGAGCATGAAGCGGCTTTTGAAATCTGGAAAATTCAATTCTGGGAAGCGGCCGTCTGAACATGTTATTAGTGAAAAAGGATTTTTATCTGATAACAAAGGAAGTATATCGCACAATGTACTAGAATTGGAACAAATTGATGAAAATAAAGAATTACGCCTTCCATATTCAATGTTTAGTATTTCAAACACCAAATCAAATGATTTTTTTACAAAAACATGTAAGCAACGTGGAATAACACCGCATCCTGCACGAATGCCTCTTGAATTAGCGAGTTTTTTTATTGAATTTCTTACAGATGAAGGCGATATTGTTCTTGACCCATTTGGAGGAAGCAACACAACCGGATTTTGTGCCGAAAGAGCAAAACGCAAATGGATTAGCATTGAGGCTAACGAAGATTACGGAAAGCAGTCTATGATTCGTTTTGAGGAGCCTTCATTAAAAGCAAAAATAAAAACGGAGGAATAATAAATATGGGACTGATGCAAGAAGTACAAAACCTGGCAATAGTAGATATTTTTAAAGAAGCTAAAAAGCCCGATTTGTTCGTCGGAAGACCATTTTACCTCGATTTTGATAAAGCATATCTGCTGATAACAGACGCGTGGAAAGAAAGGGTAGGCGGTATTCCTCAAGGTACCTTTATTCTTGCTTTCTATGAAAACGAAAATGATGATGTTGATGAATGTCTTTTGCTAAGAGCAATTAAGCCAGCGAAACTACCAACTGATAACGATGTTATTGCTTCTATGGTAGAGTACTATAAGGACAACTTGAAGACATCGGGCAAAAAAAGTCAACTTGATGACTTTACAAAATACACATTCAGCTTCTCAGGACTTGAATGCCGTATTTTGGGAACATTTTTCCGTGATAGCAATGGAAAAATTCAATTCGGAGCTGATGTTGAAAATTACTATAGCGCGCATAATTATGTTGCTTACAAACCAGTAGGAGAAATACTGGAACAAATAGTTAATTTTAGAGATGGAAATACATCTGTTGGAAGTACAACTGATTATCGAATCGGTAAGATAAGGTACAGTTCAAGCCGTCGTTTTCAAGAAGCACACACAGATGTCCCCGTTTATGTTAGTCCCAGCGACTTTCTTGGAAAGCGGACAGCTCTTTTTGGAATGACAAGAACCGGTAAATCAAATACTGTAAAGAAGATTATTGAAGCTACAACAGAAATAAGCAATAAAGCTAAAGAGATATGTACTAATGCATCAACAACCTCTCCTATTGATAATGTCAAGCAATTTAATGATGAAGGAATTCCAAAATATAAAGTCGGACAGATTATCTTTGACATGAATGGTGAATACGCAAATGCGAATTTACAAGATGAAGGAACCGCTATATTTGAAAAATACTCAAGTATTACAACACGATACAGTGTTCTTGATAAACCTGGTTTCAAGGTGTTAAAGGTAAACTTTTTTAAGGATATTGCTGTTGGGTATGAGTTAATAAGCAGTTTACTTGCAGACGAAACCGGCGATTATATTAAGAGCTTTATTTCTGTTGATTTTGAAGAACCAGAAGATAAATTCGGTTCAGCGTATACTAGGTGGGCACGTAAGGTAGCAGTTTATCAATGCTGTTTAAAGGCCGCAGGCTTTATAGTTCCGAAAAATCACAAAGTTAAGTTTTCTGGACATAAAGATATTAATAGCAAAATAATGTCAGGGAAGACACTTGATCCTTCTAGCGGAATAAGCCTCGATGATGCACTTGCATTTTGGACATGGGTAGCGGATAACCAAGATGATCCGTTTTTTGTAAACTATCGCTCACAAAAAGGCCATGACTGGGTAGATGAGGATTTGAAGGCTCTTTTGGTGTTCTTGACTAGAAAGCGTAATTTGTCTGGTGTTGCTAGTCTAAGTGGTTTTAGAAAGCTGGTACCACTGAAAGATTATCATACTATACAATCTGATACATCCTTTGAAACTGATATCGTCAACTGTCTTAGACGTGGAGATATCGTAATTATTGATTTATCTCAGGGTGATCCTAACATACAAAAAACATTTGCAGAAAAAATCTGTTTAAGCGTCTTTAGAAATTCTATGGATAATTTTGTTAACAATCGCCCGAATAACTTTATTCAGTTTTACTTTGAAGAAGCACATAACTTGTTTCCTCAAAAGGATGATAAGGATTTGAGCCGAGTATATAATCGTATAGCCAAAGAAGGTGCAAAATTAAATATCGGACTTATTTATGCTACACAAGAAGTTAGTTCCATTTCATCTAATATATTAAAGAACACTCAAAACTGGTTTATCGCTCATCTAAACAATGATGATGAATTAAAGGAAATCAAAAAGTTTTACGATTTTGAGGACTTTTGTGATAGTTTAATCCGATACAGTTCCGGGAGTGATAAAGGATTTATTCGTATGAAAACATACTCTAATGCTTTTATTGTTCCCGTACAAGTTGACAGATTTACTGCACAAGGAGATTGATTATATGAGCTATGGAAATGACTATTCAAACAAACCATTTGAAAGAGCAAGTAAAACAGCACATACGAATATAATCAATGACGCCGAGGTGCAATCTTTTCTTTCAAAGTGTAAAGTCCCTCCCTATCAGGATGATGTCGATGATGCTGACATAGAAATTCATATGCTTGAAGAGGTTGTTCATAATCCGATTAAAAATATTATAGCTATTGATGGTGGCTATACCAACGTTTTTGTAAAGGAAGAATTCCCATCATCCACCATTGCATTTTTCCAATTTGGCGCGCTATTTTTTAAACATCAAGATTTAATTGATTTAAAAATCAAGCCCTTTATTGACCCTGACGATTTCTCAAAGCTTCAAAACATTCAGCGGATTAAGTTGGTTGTACCAACGAAGGGTATTACTCTTGACGGTGAAGCTGATCTTATTAGTTCGGTTAGAAAATCCATTTATGACTTCTTCTGTACCCAACCAGAACGTAATGGGTTTATTGATGCATTGAAGTGGCTCATTTTTGAAGAGTACAATTCTTCATCTCAAAATGTTATTTGGCATTTAGCGACTTGTCCTTCTTGCAACGAAGGGGTTGATATTCGGGCAAAAGACCTTTCATCTACATACACTATCACATGTCCGCATTGCAGTGGAAAGATATATCTCACCGACATATTTCGTCTTCATGAAGCTATTGATAATGAGCTTGGTGCCGGAGGAATCCTAGGTTACCTATCGACCACAGTAGAGCAAATTATAGCTGTTTTTCTAATAAAACAAATGCTTTCTATAAAACCAAGCCTTTTGTCCGAGACTTTATTTATAAAAGACGGGCCACTTGCCTTCTTTGGTCAAACTGCGAATATTCACAAACCTATGCGAAAGCTAATCACTTATTTGAATAGATATCATACCATATATATTGTTGGTCTTGAAAAGGGTGGTTCGTTTGTAGAGCATGCTGAGCAAGTGTCGAAAAAAATGATCCCGAAACAAATCTTGTTACTTGGGAACAGATATATTTACAAATATATTATTCCTGGACAAGCGAGAAACAACGAACCATATGCAAGCTCTTCCTATTATGGCCATAAGCTTATTTTTAAATCTGAACATAGCAATGTGTATGTAGCAACAATCCCCAATACCCAAGCACTGGCAGAACCGCAAATGGAAAATTATATCAATATTCATGTAATTCTGTCCAATATTACAGCATTAAAATGTGATTTATATTA
It contains:
- a CDS encoding site-specific DNA-methyltransferase; the protein is MSEQLTFEFKERPTIKGFPELRWTGKRPYRSTQYYPAQLRERYGEERDGWINRIYWGDNLQVMSHLLKEFRGKVDLIYIDPPFDSKADYKKKIKLRGQTVTSDSSSFEEKQYGDIWTNDEYLQFMYERLILMREMLSDEGSLYLHCDWHKSHYLRIILDEIFGVDNLVNEIAWCYKSGGAGERGYAKKHDTILMYSKTKEFYFNPIKEKSYMFPWSGENPAQTYYKDDKGRYTLVNVKDYWTDIGMIATSSYERQGYPTQKPESLLDRIITASSRPGGLIFDCFMGSGTTQAVAMKLGRRFIGADINLGAIQTTTKRLITLAAELDAEQEAKPQFTLLTGGKDYQEEERVAEDSKNYLVAASAEDDESRVNEVETDDSTEVLPYTGFEVYNVNNYEFFRNPVEARDLLIEALEIQPFPQSDIWDGELDGRMVKIMPVNRIATKADLEELKANLPYKAYEKRKEENPKQPVEKITLICMGHEPDLKASLEAELSEYKLDIEIVDILRDKADLQLKRDSEADIAIEGGRLVIRAFYPLNLMQKLSLQKEFVEDWRQLVESVMIDWNYDGAVMQPSVMDVPGKKEMVKGIYDIPEGAGTIKVKITDLLSESLEVEVR
- a CDS encoding DEAD/DEAH box helicase family protein, with amino-acid sequence MSSQTTDNFAFYEQLYRYYQVNRRKIRSRYNDLTRKFLAYNDREENPTAFLRRPQFEALEMYVFIKEFLGNAQVYEIFDDWRNKRAHFSDASYYAVRKDGQMTLFDFGQTSDGKSVYLPEAVAKQTEILFKQMKRYKEDYPNYIYALTMGLGKTILMATCIFYEFLLANKYPRDKRFCHNALVFAPDKTVLQSLREIITFDKTKVVPPEYAKVLDANIKFHFLEESGTTLHTLDDSDFNIIISNTQKIIVKKKRKADKPADVLFKSGSLLSSVYGNDEDEDVQDASSLMENQRFKKLCRLNQLGVYVDEAHHLFGADLEKHIRASSGKKTSLRDTINMLAESTSIVACYNYTGTPYVNKQLLPEVVYAYGLKESIQNGFLKDADLKAFENVKSEEFLRIVVKTFWETYGGRTFEGLPPKLAIFATTIKEADEEVRPIVERILADLGVPLSKILVNVGDEKITKSEDIRNFNDLDVPGTQGSQKQILILVGKGREGWNCRSLFGVAMFRSPQSKIFVLQATMRCLRKITSEQLTATVFLSKDNYDILNDELNKNFNMDINDMSNPATKERQRYKVRVLPPPRTIKLKRIWREYSLTEKGYSDPIDFALRDTDFSKYASKMYEKDSISHDMTIKETNIDDLRERMRYSAFSLAGEIARYMNISCILAAQIIREAIDGEEIILETVNKYNEVLNDIIIPQIFHTLFEVNSKVRTEDCELVLLKEPKEGGYYEFSGNPNLVITNRDPQLKPAESAKTFHADTYVFDSMPEKECFLQYVTSDKVKKVYFTGMFTSNQGDLSIQYYDPESRRIRLYYPDFFAEMADGSYQLIEVKGDDKIDDAVVKAKAEAATIMAVHSGIEYKMYAGSQIMKSHILKPNSLAPQGSLLD
- a CDS encoding site-specific DNA-methyltransferase is translated as MYNQLYSTDYGKYYIGKCEEIISRLNLKGKVQLILTSPPFPLNNKKQYGNLTGDDYLQWFSGLAEIFSSVLTPDGSIVIEMGNAWEKNRPVQSLLTINSLLSFVNNERAGLRLCQEFVCYNPARLPSPAQWVTINRIRAIDSFTHIWWMANSDFPKADNRRVLRPYSKSMKRLLKSGKFNSGKRPSEHVISEKGFLSDNKGSISHNVLELEQIDENKELRLPYSMFSISNTKSNDFFTKTCKQRGITPHPARMPLELASFFIEFLTDEGDIVLDPFGGSNTTGFCAERAKRKWISIEANEDYGKQSMIRFEEPSLKAKIKTEE
- a CDS encoding DUF87 domain-containing protein, producing MGLMQEVQNLAIVDIFKEAKKPDLFVGRPFYLDFDKAYLLITDAWKERVGGIPQGTFILAFYENENDDVDECLLLRAIKPAKLPTDNDVIASMVEYYKDNLKTSGKKSQLDDFTKYTFSFSGLECRILGTFFRDSNGKIQFGADVENYYSAHNYVAYKPVGEILEQIVNFRDGNTSVGSTTDYRIGKIRYSSSRRFQEAHTDVPVYVSPSDFLGKRTALFGMTRTGKSNTVKKIIEATTEISNKAKEICTNASTTSPIDNVKQFNDEGIPKYKVGQIIFDMNGEYANANLQDEGTAIFEKYSSITTRYSVLDKPGFKVLKVNFFKDIAVGYELISSLLADETGDYIKSFISVDFEEPEDKFGSAYTRWARKVAVYQCCLKAAGFIVPKNHKVKFSGHKDINSKIMSGKTLDPSSGISLDDALAFWTWVADNQDDPFFVNYRSQKGHDWVDEDLKALLVFLTRKRNLSGVASLSGFRKLVPLKDYHTIQSDTSFETDIVNCLRRGDIVIIDLSQGDPNIQKTFAEKICLSVFRNSMDNFVNNRPNNFIQFYFEEAHNLFPQKDDKDLSRVYNRIAKEGAKLNIGLIYATQEVSSISSNILKNTQNWFIAHLNNDDELKEIKKFYDFEDFCDSLIRYSSGSDKGFIRMKTYSNAFIVPVQVDRFTAQGD
- a CDS encoding DNA double-strand break repair nuclease NurA; protein product: MSYGNDYSNKPFERASKTAHTNIINDAEVQSFLSKCKVPPYQDDVDDADIEIHMLEEVVHNPIKNIIAIDGGYTNVFVKEEFPSSTIAFFQFGALFFKHQDLIDLKIKPFIDPDDFSKLQNIQRIKLVVPTKGITLDGEADLISSVRKSIYDFFCTQPERNGFIDALKWLIFEEYNSSSQNVIWHLATCPSCNEGVDIRAKDLSSTYTITCPHCSGKIYLTDIFRLHEAIDNELGAGGILGYLSTTVEQIIAVFLIKQMLSIKPSLLSETLFIKDGPLAFFGQTANIHKPMRKLITYLNRYHTIYIVGLEKGGSFVEHAEQVSKKMIPKQILLLGNRYIYKYIIPGQARNNEPYASSSYYGHKLIFKSEHSNVYVATIPNTQALAEPQMENYINIHVILSNITALKCDLYYNSLVPIVLANKLVSLADHPSADLLKSFAQNKIL